Proteins from a genomic interval of Thamnophis elegans isolate rThaEle1 chromosome 2, rThaEle1.pri, whole genome shotgun sequence:
- the AMIGO3 gene encoding amphoterin-induced protein 3, which translates to MSLLTLTLFILGKLLVLFGLGIQVSILSNASTFTRCPEVCICTADLLSCTRKNLRHVPVTLPPTAITLDLSHNAIVHLHDYCLTTLPHLETFRISHNKIKNITQRVFRNATYLLYLDMSSNHLQTVEKYYFEDLVNLKELLLYNNKIAQVDEKAFMTLINLQKIYLSWNRLTKFPFESIQKLEHPYLRTLDLSANNLSSIPIQVIATLPTYIKNGLYFHNNPVNCDCSLQEMLQEWKHRGYSSVRDFIEEHTCKAYPNMLSLIKTFNYNKYFQICSWNQRKFDIPEVLCRVGESLVIDCNTSLHEDNTTTYRWISPRHELFMYPEHSDQTHQPLKNGSLKIINANRSYSGVYECIAISDLQKINETYEVNVTVHYSKLVESFSTSLTTLLGCIVSLVLVMMYLYLTPCCCSKCCRKPTSPPQDCSAQSSILSTTPSVTDVTNRKTSSNKHVVFLEPIKENQNGKVKLAVTEDFDVNPPKLLRLKLNSESIGTAFSNPVMSPADA; encoded by the coding sequence ATGAGCCTGCTGACATTAACTCTATTTATCCTGGGGAAGCTGCTGGTACTGTTTGGTCTGGGTATTCAAGTTAGCATCTTAAGCAACGCTTCCACTTTCACAAGATGCCCTGAAGTCTGCATCTGTACCGCTGATCTCCTGAGCTGTACCAGGAAAAACCTTCGGCATGTCCCTGTCACATTGCCTCCTACAGCTATCACCTTGGACCTCAGCCACAATGCTATTGTTCATCTTCATGATTATTGCCTGACCACTTTACCACATCTCGAAACCTTTAGGATTAGCCACAACAAAATCAAAAACATCACTCAACGTGTGTTTCGCAATGCTACCTACCTTCTGTATCTGGATATGTCCTCCAACCATCTGCAAACTGTGGAAAAATACTACTTTGAAGACCTTGTGAACTTGAAAGAGCTTCTCCTTTACAATAACAAGATAGCACAAGTAGATGAAAAGGCTTTCATGACATTAATCAATTTGCAAAAGATCTACCTAAGTTGGAATAGGCTAACAAAATTTCCATTTGAGTCTATTCAAAAACTTGAACATCCTTATCTAAGGACGCTTGATCTTTCTGCCAACAACCTAAGCAGCATTCCTATTCAAGTCATAGCAACTTTGCCTACGTACATTAAAAATGGCTTATAttttcacaacaaccctgtgaattgTGACTGCTCTCTCCAGGAGATGCTCCAGGAATGGAAACATCGCGGTTACAGTTCTGTGCGGGATTTCATAGAGGAGCATACTTGTAAAGCCTACCCCAATATGCTCTCCTTAATTAAGACCTTCAAttacaataaatattttcaaatttgTTCTTGGAACCAAAGGAAATTTGACATTCCAGAAGTGCTGTGCAGAGTGGGAGAATCCTTGGTAATAGACTGTAACACAAGCCTTCATGAAGACAATACCACCACTTACAGGTGGATCTCCCCACGCCATGAATTATTCATGTATCCCGAGCACAGCGATCAGACACATCAACCTTTAAAAAATGGAAGCTTAAAGATCATAAATGCCAACCGGTCGTACTCAGGTGTTTATGAGTGCATAGCAATTAGTGATCTCCAAAAGATCAATGAAACATATGAAGTTAATGTGACAGTCCACTACTCCAAATTAGTGGAATCTTTCAGTACTAGCCTCACAACCCTCCTAGGGTGTATTGTAAGCTTGGTATTAGTGATGATGTACCTCTACCTTACACCATGTTGTTGCTCTAAGTGCTGCAGGAAGCCTACAAGTCCCCCTCAAGACTGCAGTGCCCAGTCCTCTATTCTTAGTACAACTCCATCGGTCACAGATGTAACAAATCGCAAGACCAGTTCAAACAAACATGTTGTTTTTCTAGAGCCTATCAAGGAGAATCAGAATGGCAAGGTCAAGCTGGCTGTCACTGAAGACTTTGATGTGAACCCCCCCAAGCTCCTGAGACTTAAACTGAACTCAGAATCAATCGGTACAGCTTTTTCTAATCCCGTCATGTCACCAGCAGATGCATAG